The Desulfobulbaceae bacterium DB1 genome includes a region encoding these proteins:
- a CDS encoding hydrogenase: protein MLDRREFVKLAAALTTAFSISNLPEPVAAALKKINPEAIPKLLYLQGQSCTGCSISLLQSESPSPLTMITDYSQLAFHADLSATSGKQSIDLIEKFISGQAGEYILALEGSIPDSMPIACMIGHKTLAAYLEEAARTMSAAVAIGSCACDGGIPAAEGNLTGAIGLQEFYAKRNIDKTVVNIRGCSVHPDWVWQTIVHLVKIGLPELTENGSPSLFYARSIHETCPRYHDFQQEIFAQKLGDKGCLFKLGCLGPQTMADCSSRWWNGGRTWCIDANAPCIGCASPLFARKKDMPFYRINRQG, encoded by the coding sequence ATGCTTGATCGACGTGAATTTGTTAAACTGGCCGCTGCCTTGACTACGGCTTTCAGTATAAGCAATCTGCCCGAGCCGGTTGCCGCCGCCTTGAAAAAAATCAATCCCGAGGCGATTCCCAAGCTGCTTTATCTGCAGGGCCAATCCTGCACGGGCTGTTCCATTTCCCTGCTGCAGTCGGAATCGCCCTCGCCCCTGACCATGATAACCGACTATTCCCAACTGGCCTTTCATGCCGACCTTTCCGCCACCTCCGGCAAGCAATCCATTGATTTGATCGAAAAGTTCATTTCCGGCCAGGCGGGTGAATACATTCTCGCCCTGGAAGGATCTATCCCGGATTCAATGCCCATAGCCTGCATGATCGGCCATAAGACCCTGGCCGCCTATCTTGAAGAAGCGGCCCGCACCATGAGTGCGGCGGTGGCCATCGGCTCCTGCGCCTGCGATGGAGGTATCCCCGCAGCGGAAGGGAATCTGACCGGCGCCATCGGCCTGCAGGAGTTTTATGCAAAACGCAACATCGATAAAACAGTGGTGAACATCCGCGGCTGCTCCGTTCATCCGGACTGGGTATGGCAGACCATCGTGCACCTGGTGAAAATAGGACTTCCCGAACTGACGGAAAACGGATCACCCAGCCTTTTTTATGCGCGTTCCATCCATGAAACCTGCCCCAGATATCATGATTTCCAACAGGAAATTTTCGCGCAGAAACTGGGAGACAAGGGTTGCCTTTTCAAGCTCGGCTGCCTCGGCCCGCAAACCATGGCCGACTGTTCATCACGCTGGTGGAACGGGGGACGAACCTGGTGTATAGACGCCAATGCGCCATGCATCGGCTGCGCCTCTCCCCTGTTTGCCAGAAAAAAAGACATGCCTTTTTACAGGATCAATCGTCAGGGATAA
- a CDS encoding alpha-glucan phosphorylase gives MNNHNVSQEFPNLPPSLAGLADLAENLWWSWHPAARALFKMISRQAWKESIHNPDKMLREVSRQALADAADNPDYKRYYDLVMSRFRKYMTKQGCSLFPEECDPARTKVVYFSAEYGLHHSLPFYAGGLGFLAGDFLKECSDLNVPLIAIGFMYPEGYLHQRINDNGMQESVRIRLDRNQASISRVRDAQGNQLVVQVPVIDPPMYVAVWRVDVGRVPLYLLDTDLDINAPVYRGISSRLYTGDIEKRLQQEIVLGIGGMEVLETLRVEHAVVHLNEGHAAFALLERLRDRIKGGMSIAQAFDHVKKTTIFTTHTPVAAGHDIFPTALMEKYFQSFWPSLGLDRDSFLQLGIHPEEPDEGFNMTVLALKLSGYRNGVSRKHGEVASRMWQGLWPEKETAHPPIDYVTNGIHIPTWIEPKFELLFNKYLGSDWLEDHDNPYLWEMIDEIPDDELWKTHMWLKIKLFTVIREKVRQRWANDRIHPSIPIAGGTFLDPSVLTIGFARRFATYKRADLLLHDADRLIRMLSDSNQPVQIIFAGKAHPDDEAGKLLLQKIFNACRNPDFSGRLAFVEDYGEQFAQYLVHGVDVWLNNPVPPMEACGTSGMKACLNGVPQVSIPDGWWLEGYNGKNGWIFDGGGDGEERNARDAAALYQLLEEKIIPLYYQVEENGIPSGWVRIMKNAVKSVAAHFSARRMVRDYAEKFYSKAVLFPNEL, from the coding sequence ATGAACAATCATAATGTCTCGCAGGAGTTTCCCAACCTTCCCCCCTCACTGGCAGGACTGGCTGATCTTGCGGAAAATCTCTGGTGGAGCTGGCATCCCGCCGCCCGTGCGCTTTTCAAGATGATCAGCCGGCAGGCCTGGAAGGAAAGCATCCATAATCCGGACAAAATGCTGCGGGAGGTTTCCCGGCAGGCGCTGGCGGATGCGGCCGATAATCCGGATTACAAACGATATTACGATCTGGTCATGTCCCGTTTCCGCAAATACATGACCAAGCAGGGATGCTCCCTTTTTCCCGAGGAATGCGATCCGGCCCGCACCAAGGTTGTCTATTTCAGTGCCGAATACGGCCTGCATCATTCATTGCCGTTTTATGCCGGTGGTCTCGGATTTCTGGCCGGCGATTTCCTCAAGGAATGCAGTGACCTCAATGTGCCGCTGATCGCGATCGGCTTCATGTATCCAGAAGGCTACCTCCATCAGCGCATCAACGATAACGGCATGCAGGAGAGTGTCCGGATCCGGCTTGACCGCAACCAGGCCTCCATCAGCAGGGTGCGTGATGCGCAGGGCAACCAGCTCGTCGTTCAGGTGCCGGTCATAGACCCGCCCATGTATGTCGCTGTTTGGCGAGTTGATGTGGGCCGGGTACCTCTTTATCTGCTTGATACCGATCTTGACATCAATGCGCCCGTTTACCGGGGAATTTCATCCCGGCTGTACACCGGAGACATTGAGAAACGGTTGCAGCAGGAGATTGTCCTGGGCATCGGCGGCATGGAGGTGCTGGAAACACTGCGGGTCGAGCACGCCGTTGTTCATCTGAATGAAGGCCATGCCGCCTTTGCCCTGCTGGAAAGACTGCGGGACAGGATAAAGGGCGGCATGTCGATTGCGCAGGCCTTTGATCATGTCAAAAAAACAACCATTTTCACCACCCATACCCCGGTTGCCGCCGGCCATGATATTTTCCCGACCGCCTTGATGGAAAAGTATTTTCAGTCGTTCTGGCCGTCGCTGGGGCTGGATCGGGATTCCTTTTTGCAGCTTGGCATCCATCCTGAAGAGCCTGATGAGGGGTTCAACATGACGGTGCTGGCCCTGAAGCTTTCCGGGTACCGAAACGGCGTCAGCAGAAAGCATGGCGAAGTGGCGAGTCGCATGTGGCAAGGACTCTGGCCGGAAAAGGAAACCGCCCACCCACCTATCGATTATGTCACCAACGGCATTCATATCCCCACCTGGATAGAGCCGAAATTCGAACTGCTGTTCAACAAGTATCTTGGTTCCGACTGGCTGGAGGATCATGACAATCCCTACCTCTGGGAAATGATAGATGAAATCCCGGATGATGAGTTGTGGAAAACCCATATGTGGCTGAAAATCAAGCTGTTCACCGTCATTCGGGAGAAGGTGAGACAGCGCTGGGCAAATGACCGCATTCATCCCTCCATCCCGATTGCCGGCGGCACCTTTCTTGATCCGTCAGTGCTGACCATCGGCTTTGCCCGACGTTTTGCCACCTACAAACGGGCTGATCTGCTTTTGCATGATGCGGACAGGTTGATTAGGATGCTGAGCGATTCGAATCAGCCGGTGCAGATTATCTTTGCCGGCAAGGCCCATCCGGATGACGAGGCCGGCAAGCTGCTGCTCCAAAAGATTTTCAATGCCTGCCGCAATCCTGATTTTTCAGGCAGGCTCGCCTTTGTCGAGGATTATGGTGAACAGTTCGCCCAGTATCTGGTTCACGGCGTCGATGTCTGGCTGAATAACCCGGTGCCGCCCATGGAGGCCTGCGGCACCAGCGGCATGAAGGCGTGCCTGAACGGCGTTCCCCAGGTCAGCATCCCGGACGGATGGTGGCTGGAGGGGTATAACGGCAAAAACGGCTGGATATTTGACGGCGGCGGGGACGGGGAAGAGCGGAATGCGAGGGATGCCGCGGCTCTGTATCAGCTGCTGGAAGAAAAAATTATCCCCCTCTACTATCAGGTGGAGGAAAACGGCATCCCCAGCGGCTGGGTGAGGATCATGAAAAACGCCGTCAAAAGTGTCGCGGCCCATTTTTCGGCGCGAAGGATGGTGCGGGATTATGCCGAGAAGTTTTACAGCAAGGCGGTGCTGTTTCCCAACGAGTTGTGA
- a CDS encoding IS630 family transposase, translating into MAPRYRVTLTKEEREDLEAISTKGKRAARTVLYARALLLLDAGEHGPKWVVTQVAEALGTTTRSLEHLKKRFVEEGLSAALERKERETPPREIQFGGEFEAHLLALACSDAPEGKNRWTVRLLAEKMVELKMVTSVSPMTVCNTLKKMNLSLTKANTGRYRRIKTPVL; encoded by the coding sequence ATGGCACCAAGATACAGAGTGACATTAACAAAAGAGGAACGGGAAGATTTGGAGGCTATTTCAACTAAAGGGAAAAGGGCAGCCCGCACCGTACTGTATGCTCGAGCATTACTTCTGCTTGATGCGGGGGAACATGGACCGAAGTGGGTTGTCACTCAGGTCGCAGAAGCTTTAGGGACAACGACGCGGAGTTTAGAACACTTAAAGAAACGATTTGTTGAAGAAGGTCTTTCTGCCGCCCTTGAACGTAAGGAGCGCGAGACCCCTCCGCGAGAAATTCAATTCGGAGGAGAATTTGAAGCACATCTTTTGGCTTTGGCATGTTCGGATGCTCCAGAAGGTAAAAATCGATGGACAGTACGTCTGTTGGCTGAGAAAATGGTCGAGCTGAAGATGGTAACGAGTGTTTCTCCGATGACGGTATGTAACACTTTAAAAAAAATGAACTTAAGCCTCACCAAAGCAAATACTGGAAGATACCGCCGGATCAAAACGCCAGTTTTGTAG
- a CDS encoding MerR family transcriptional regulator — MTCLAVTGMVLDDQTLLSLYDLCRICDVSDAAIMEMVEEGLLEPHGREPMEWRFRSYEIRRVQVAIRLQQDLRVNLPGAAVIVDLLEELEELRRLR, encoded by the coding sequence ATGACGTGCCTGGCCGTAACCGGCATGGTGCTGGACGATCAGACCCTGCTTTCCTTGTATGACCTGTGCCGAATCTGTGATGTCAGCGATGCGGCCATAATGGAAATGGTCGAGGAAGGCCTGCTTGAGCCGCACGGCCGGGAGCCGATGGAGTGGCGTTTCCGAAGTTATGAGATTCGCCGGGTTCAGGTGGCGATCCGCTTGCAGCAGGATCTGCGGGTCAACCTGCCCGGCGCCGCGGTCATTGTCGACCTCCTGGAGGAGCTTGAGGAGCTGCGGCGGCTGAGATAA
- a CDS encoding cytochrome B, whose protein sequence is MKIDLGPVTRLEGHLNVRTTITNNVVEDAQCIGEMFRGFEIILRGRDPLDAQQITQRICGVCPYAHAIASSYAQEKAYGLNTPANGRILHNLIQGANHLYDYLLHFYQLSALDFVDITAVLQYQGTDHDLVKVKEWVKAELASGKPFPAAPFLPRLSGRYIEDTEVNIGALKHYLEAMELQKKANRASAIFGGKFPHATAVFPGGCAQTPEIDMITAYQALIEEVRDFIHRKYIPDLVTVAGAFPEYWDIGASKGDFMSFGLLPFGPQPDSKRLFSPGILAGGTISPVDFSRITEDVKYARYSSPSGLSVPEGELVPDVDKASAYSWVKAPRYNGRMVEVGAAARVLVEYHQGNNLQVKKLVDHFAGIAGITPDKLNSVLGRHLSRAICGAVIADFLLEECERIEPGKPGGAEIVVSAEGEGYGATEASRGALLHYIRLKDHKVEKYECVVPTTWNCSPRDDKGNPGALESALIGTRVENPEEQIESVRIVHSFDPCLACAVH, encoded by the coding sequence ATGAAAATCGATCTCGGCCCGGTGACACGACTTGAGGGCCATCTTAATGTCAGGACGACAATCACCAACAATGTTGTCGAAGACGCCCAATGCATCGGCGAAATGTTCAGGGGGTTTGAAATTATCCTGCGCGGCCGGGATCCACTGGACGCGCAACAGATCACCCAACGCATCTGCGGCGTCTGTCCGTATGCCCATGCCATTGCCTCGTCGTATGCCCAGGAAAAAGCCTATGGCCTGAACACTCCGGCCAACGGGCGCATCCTGCACAACCTCATTCAGGGCGCCAACCATCTCTATGATTATCTGCTCCATTTTTATCAGCTTTCCGCCCTGGATTTCGTCGATATCACCGCGGTGCTGCAATATCAAGGGACTGATCACGATCTGGTCAAGGTCAAGGAATGGGTGAAGGCCGAGCTTGCCTCGGGCAAACCCTTTCCGGCAGCCCCTTTTCTGCCGCGCCTGTCAGGCCGCTATATCGAAGATACGGAAGTGAACATCGGTGCCTTGAAGCACTATCTGGAAGCAATGGAGCTGCAGAAAAAGGCGAACCGGGCCTCCGCCATTTTCGGCGGAAAATTTCCCCATGCCACCGCCGTTTTTCCGGGCGGCTGCGCCCAGACCCCGGAAATCGACATGATTACCGCCTATCAGGCGCTGATAGAAGAGGTGCGGGATTTCATCCACCGGAAATATATCCCTGATCTGGTCACCGTGGCCGGGGCCTTTCCCGAATACTGGGACATCGGCGCCAGCAAGGGCGATTTCATGTCATTCGGCCTCTTGCCCTTTGGTCCGCAACCTGACAGCAAAAGACTTTTTTCTCCCGGTATTCTCGCCGGCGGCACGATCTCTCCCGTTGATTTCAGCCGGATTACCGAGGATGTCAAATACGCACGATATTCTTCGCCGTCCGGACTTTCCGTCCCGGAAGGCGAGCTTGTGCCGGATGTTGACAAGGCTTCCGCCTACTCATGGGTAAAGGCGCCCCGTTATAACGGCCGGATGGTGGAAGTGGGCGCCGCGGCCAGGGTGCTGGTGGAATACCATCAGGGCAATAACCTGCAGGTGAAAAAGCTGGTTGACCATTTTGCCGGTATCGCCGGTATTACCCCGGATAAATTGAATTCCGTGCTGGGCCGGCATCTGAGCCGGGCCATCTGCGGGGCGGTCATTGCCGATTTCCTGCTGGAGGAGTGCGAACGAATTGAACCAGGCAAACCCGGCGGGGCGGAGATCGTCGTCAGCGCCGAGGGCGAGGGATACGGCGCCACCGAGGCCTCCAGGGGCGCCCTGCTCCACTATATCCGCCTGAAGGACCATAAGGTTGAAAAATATGAATGCGTGGTGCCGACCACCTGGAACTGCTCGCCCCGAGACGACAAGGGCAATCCCGGGGCACTGGAATCAGCTCTGATCGGCACCCGGGTCGAAAATCCGGAAGAACAAATCGAATCGGTGCGAATCGTTCATTCCTTTGATCCCTGTCTTGCCTGTGCCGTGCATTAA
- a CDS encoding CoA-binding protein: MDLSPLFSPGSLAVIGVSASNDRHPANVIFSKNLLRYPVATYAVNTKGGTLDGETVYPSVSAIPAKVDLAVIAVRAEYVPAILADCIEAGVGSAIIISGGFAESGRHDLQQQLIDMAIKADFPFVGPNCLGIYCPGQVDTFFLPVERMVQPLAGDVAVVSQSGGVLVDLLVKFAKEGVGVSRAVSIGNKAFLRELQFLEFLEADPRTRVIAFYVEGFARNEGRDFVTYARKCRKPVIVLKAGKTREGGQAVSSHTASLAGDYRVFSSVLAQHGIIEAATELDLVSYCEALSCYPDLVTKGRVGVVSGSGGHGAIAVDACVGAGLAVPPFNEDVQRKMRQDLSENIRMIASLANPIDLTGSAVENDFVAAVETMCTIDEIDSILLLMLPYLPGISADIGARLSKVYRRHGKPLVAYVPHIEKYRMLIEGFELNRVPVASSIESAVRMTQVLRRCRLC; encoded by the coding sequence ATGGATCTATCCCCGCTTTTCAGCCCCGGATCGCTTGCCGTAATCGGCGTTTCAGCAAGTAATGACCGGCATCCGGCCAACGTCATCTTTTCCAAGAACCTGCTCCGATATCCTGTCGCCACCTACGCGGTCAATACGAAAGGAGGGACGCTGGACGGCGAAACGGTTTACCCGTCCGTTTCGGCGATTCCGGCCAAGGTCGATCTTGCCGTTATCGCGGTGCGGGCTGAATATGTCCCCGCCATTCTTGCCGATTGCATCGAGGCCGGGGTGGGCAGCGCCATCATCATCTCCGGCGGCTTTGCCGAGTCAGGACGGCATGATCTGCAACAACAACTGATTGATATGGCAATCAAGGCCGATTTCCCCTTTGTCGGGCCGAACTGCCTGGGGATTTACTGTCCCGGACAGGTTGATACGTTTTTCCTGCCGGTCGAGCGCATGGTGCAGCCGCTTGCCGGCGACGTTGCCGTTGTCAGTCAGAGCGGCGGCGTTCTTGTTGATCTGCTGGTCAAGTTCGCCAAGGAAGGGGTGGGGGTGTCGCGCGCGGTCAGTATCGGCAACAAGGCCTTTCTCCGCGAACTGCAGTTTTTGGAATTTCTTGAAGCGGATCCCCGCACCAGGGTTATTGCCTTTTATGTGGAAGGATTTGCCCGGAATGAAGGCCGCGATTTTGTTACTTATGCGCGCAAGTGCCGGAAGCCGGTCATCGTGCTGAAGGCCGGGAAAACAAGAGAAGGGGGCCAGGCGGTATCAAGCCATACCGCATCCCTGGCCGGCGACTACCGCGTTTTTTCTTCCGTTCTTGCCCAGCATGGCATCATCGAGGCAGCCACTGAGCTTGATCTCGTTTCCTACTGCGAAGCGCTCAGTTGCTATCCTGATCTCGTTACCAAGGGCCGGGTCGGTGTCGTCAGCGGCAGCGGCGGTCACGGAGCAATCGCCGTTGACGCCTGTGTCGGCGCGGGCCTTGCGGTTCCCCCTTTCAATGAAGATGTGCAACGGAAAATGCGACAAGATCTTTCGGAAAATATCCGCATGATCGCCTCCCTTGCCAATCCCATTGATCTGACCGGCAGCGCGGTGGAAAACGACTTTGTCGCGGCAGTGGAAACGATGTGCACCATTGACGAAATTGATTCCATCCTGCTGCTCATGCTGCCCTATCTGCCGGGAATAAGCGCGGATATCGGGGCGCGGCTCAGCAAGGTGTACCGGCGCCACGGCAAGCCGCTTGTCGCCTATGTTCCCCATATAGAAAAGTATCGCATGCTGATCGAAGGATTTGAGCTCAATCGCGTGCCGGTCGCCTCATCCATTGAAAGCGCCGTGCGCATGACCCAGGTCCTCAGGAGATGCCGACTGTGCTGA
- a CDS encoding IS630 family transposase, protein MEDILEVYARPYSQEFPVVCMDESSVQLIGEVHEPIPAAPGHPVLMDDEYVRNGVASILLEVEPLGGKRKVKITEQRTRIDWAHFIKEMLEERYADAKKVVLVMDNLNTHDTASLYAAFPPEEARGLAERLEIHYTPKHGSWLNIAEIELSVLKRQCLAGRIDCIEKMRAEVAAWNIDRNNRQTKVDWQFRTDDARIKLKRLYPKL, encoded by the coding sequence ATGGAAGATATACTCGAAGTTTATGCGCGTCCGTATAGTCAAGAATTCCCGGTTGTGTGCATGGATGAATCGAGTGTACAGTTAATCGGGGAGGTGCATGAGCCTATTCCGGCAGCCCCTGGCCATCCTGTTCTGATGGATGATGAATATGTTCGCAATGGGGTCGCAAGCATATTACTTGAGGTAGAACCGCTTGGGGGAAAGCGCAAGGTAAAAATTACTGAACAGCGGACACGGATTGATTGGGCCCATTTCATCAAAGAGATGCTTGAAGAGCGTTATGCCGATGCCAAGAAAGTAGTTTTGGTCATGGACAACCTCAATACACACGACACGGCCTCGCTCTATGCGGCTTTCCCACCTGAAGAAGCCAGGGGCTTGGCGGAACGTCTTGAAATACACTACACCCCGAAACACGGGAGTTGGCTGAACATAGCAGAGATTGAACTCAGTGTATTGAAGCGGCAATGCCTTGCAGGCCGGATTGATTGTATCGAGAAGATGCGAGCTGAAGTGGCGGCATGGAACATTGATCGAAATAACCGCCAGACTAAGGTTGATTGGCAGTTTAGAACAGATGATGCGCGAATAAAACTAAAACGGCTTTATCCGAAACTTTAA
- a CDS encoding secondary thiamine-phosphate synthase enzyme, giving the protein MKSYHKELWFEVPGRRAFINITPQVEKCLAESGIKEGLLLCNAMHITASVFINDDESGLHHDYEVWLEKLAPHEPISQYRHNGYEDNADAHLKRQVMGREVVVAVTEGKLHFGTWERIFYGEFDGRRRKRVLVKIIGE; this is encoded by the coding sequence ATGAAGAGCTACCACAAGGAATTATGGTTCGAGGTCCCCGGCAGGAGGGCATTTATCAACATCACGCCGCAGGTGGAAAAATGCCTGGCGGAAAGCGGCATCAAAGAAGGGCTGCTGCTCTGTAACGCCATGCACATCACCGCCTCTGTCTTCATTAACGACGACGAATCAGGGCTGCACCACGACTACGAGGTGTGGCTGGAAAAACTGGCCCCGCATGAACCGATTTCCCAGTACCGCCACAACGGGTACGAGGACAACGCCGATGCCCACCTCAAACGCCAGGTGATGGGACGCGAGGTGGTGGTGGCGGTGACCGAGGGCAAACTGCATTTCGGCACCTGGGAACGCATCTTTTACGGCGAATTCGACGGCCGCCGGCGGAAGCGGGTACTGGTGAAGATCATCGGCGAGTAG
- a CDS encoding sodium:proton antiporter, whose protein sequence is MAGLAAGLPGVVLAAAGGGHVESLNLTAHWVGYAALFIFVLAYGLVMGEEFTHLRKSKPVLLAAGLIWGMIAYVYAGQGMNHAAEVAVRHNILEYAELLLFLLVAMTYINAMEERLVFETLRVKLVCAGFSFRKLFWITGVLAFFISPIADNLTTALLMCAVVLAIGKDNAKFVGLACINIVVAANAGGAFSPFGDITTLMVWQKGIVDFWTFFNLFIPSVVNWLVPAVFMVFAVPKVNPTACQVDIKMKRGGFVVVGLFILTICTAVSFHNFLHLPPMLGMMTGLAYLKFYGFYLKKTHKKAGESPKRRRGEVDEQLGDTVAFDIFRSIARSEWDTLMFFYGVILCVGGLGFIGYLAMASHTMYTGWGATYANIMVGILSAVVDNIPVMFAVLTMNPEMSQGQWLLVTLTAGVGGSMLSIGSAAGVGLMGQARGMYTFFGHLKWTPVIALGYAAGIFVHFIINADLF, encoded by the coding sequence ATGGCCGGTCTGGCGGCAGGATTGCCGGGTGTCGTTCTGGCCGCGGCCGGGGGTGGTCATGTTGAAAGCCTTAATCTCACGGCGCACTGGGTGGGGTATGCCGCCTTGTTCATTTTCGTCTTGGCATACGGACTCGTCATGGGCGAGGAGTTTACCCACCTGCGTAAATCAAAGCCGGTTCTGCTTGCCGCCGGACTCATCTGGGGTATGATCGCTTATGTCTATGCCGGACAGGGGATGAACCACGCGGCGGAAGTTGCCGTTCGCCACAATATCCTTGAATACGCCGAACTCCTTCTCTTTTTGCTGGTTGCCATGACCTACATCAATGCCATGGAGGAACGGCTGGTCTTTGAAACGCTGCGGGTCAAGCTGGTCTGCGCCGGATTTTCCTTCCGCAAGCTCTTCTGGATCACCGGCGTGCTTGCCTTTTTCATCTCACCCATCGCCGACAACCTGACCACCGCCCTTCTCATGTGCGCCGTGGTCCTGGCCATCGGCAAGGACAACGCCAAATTCGTCGGACTTGCCTGTATCAATATTGTTGTCGCCGCCAATGCCGGCGGCGCCTTCAGTCCGTTCGGCGACATCACCACCCTGATGGTCTGGCAGAAGGGGATTGTCGATTTCTGGACCTTTTTCAACCTCTTTATTCCCTCGGTGGTCAACTGGCTGGTGCCGGCCGTTTTCATGGTATTCGCCGTGCCGAAAGTGAATCCTACCGCGTGCCAGGTGGATATCAAGATGAAGCGGGGCGGTTTCGTTGTCGTCGGCCTGTTCATCCTCACCATCTGCACGGCGGTAAGTTTTCATAATTTTCTTCATCTGCCCCCCATGCTCGGCATGATGACCGGACTCGCCTATCTGAAATTTTATGGTTTTTATCTCAAGAAAACACACAAAAAAGCGGGAGAATCCCCGAAAAGAAGACGAGGCGAGGTGGATGAGCAGCTCGGCGATACGGTGGCCTTTGATATTTTTCGCAGCATTGCCCGGTCCGAGTGGGACACCCTCATGTTTTTTTACGGGGTTATTCTCTGTGTCGGCGGCCTTGGCTTCATCGGTTACCTGGCCATGGCCTCGCATACCATGTACACCGGCTGGGGGGCAACTTACGCCAATATCATGGTCGGCATTCTTTCCGCTGTCGTCGACAATATTCCGGTGATGTTCGCGGTGCTCACCATGAATCCGGAGATGAGCCAAGGGCAATGGCTGCTGGTGACACTTACCGCCGGTGTCGGCGGCAGCATGCTTTCCATCGGTTCGGCCGCCGGGGTCGGCCTCATGGGTCAGGCGCGCGGCATGTACACCTTTTTCGGACATCTGAAATGGACGCCGGTCATTGCCCTGGGCTATGCGGCCGGCATCTTCGTTCATTTTATCATCAATGCCGACTTGTTTTGA
- a CDS encoding cytochrome C biogenesis protein: protein MEYKDYYKALGVERDADQDAIKRAYRKLARKFHPDVNREPEAEKRFKEIGEAYEVLKDPEKRAAYDKIGTGWREGQEFRPPPDWQGGFDFSGGGFTESGAHFSDFFEQLFGGAPGRTSFSSRRGTIRAKGEDHHARLAVDLEDSFHGAVKIISLDVSEMDESGRVLVKPRTLHVKIPKGIMEGQSIRLAEQGGQGLGGGPRGDLFIEIVFNPHPFFKVIKKDVYLELPITPWEAALGATITVPTLGGKVDMKIPAGSQSGRKMRLKDKGLPGRTPGDQFIEFKVVVPKATTQEEKELYRKMASLMPMNPRSSLGV, encoded by the coding sequence ATGGAATACAAAGATTATTACAAGGCGCTTGGAGTTGAGCGCGATGCCGACCAGGATGCAATTAAACGGGCCTACCGCAAGCTGGCCCGGAAATTCCACCCTGACGTCAACCGGGAGCCGGAGGCAGAGAAACGGTTCAAGGAAATCGGCGAGGCCTACGAGGTGTTGAAAGACCCGGAAAAACGGGCGGCCTACGACAAGATCGGTACTGGTTGGAGGGAAGGCCAGGAGTTCAGGCCACCTCCTGACTGGCAGGGCGGTTTTGACTTCAGCGGCGGCGGATTTACAGAGAGCGGCGCCCATTTCAGCGATTTTTTCGAACAGCTTTTCGGCGGGGCCCCGGGCCGGACGTCATTTTCTTCCCGCCGGGGAACAATCCGCGCCAAGGGCGAGGACCACCATGCCCGGCTCGCCGTTGATCTTGAGGACTCCTTTCATGGCGCGGTCAAAATCATCTCCCTGGATGTCTCTGAAATGGACGAGTCCGGCCGTGTCCTTGTCAAGCCGCGCACCCTGCATGTGAAAATTCCCAAAGGGATCATGGAGGGCCAGTCAATCCGGCTGGCGGAGCAGGGGGGGCAGGGTTTGGGGGGAGGACCGCGCGGGGATCTTTTTATTGAAATCGTTTTTAATCCCCACCCCTTTTTCAAGGTGATAAAGAAGGACGTCTATCTTGAGCTGCCGATTACTCCCTGGGAAGCGGCGCTTGGCGCCACAATCACCGTGCCGACCCTGGGCGGCAAGGTTGACATGAAAATCCCAGCCGGCTCCCAGTCGGGGCGGAAAATGCGGCTCAAGGACAAAGGTCTGCCGGGGAGAACGCCAGGGGATCAGTTTATCGAGTTCAAGGTGGTTGTGCCCAAGGCAACAACCCAGGAGGAAAAAGAGCTGTACCGGAAGATGGCTTCTCTCATGCCGATGAATCCCAGAAGTTCCTTAGGGGTATGA